TCGGCTTAGTAGTAGttagtagtttttattttctacttataatgggttaaaataagtaatttatatgctTTGCTTATAAATTCAAGAGTATCTACGTCCGCGGTTCTGATAATACGAAATATCCCGTTAATTTTTATCCCCTGAATTCAATTTCGGCAATTTTTATCGAGCATAACATGCCGACTGTGTAGTATCTGTTGGAGTCTCTAATTTGTGTAGTCTCGCGGCTCGCGTCCGTGGCACTTGTAGGAGCCCGAGCTCGGGCTTCGGCGACGCGCCTGGCCGTCGCCGCCTTCACGTCACATCACTAATGTTCCACCATTACCTGGCACCTGGCACCGTTGCCCTAGTGGTACTGGGTATAGTACCGCTACTTCATAATTATTTCGTtcttacgtacatataattgtTCTATTAATATACGTAAGGTCTGAATACTAATGTGCACTACCCAgagatttaaatttgattgtaatttaatatgttattaAGAAATTATGTAGTTAAAGGCTAGAAATAGTAGTggaataaaagtaattttagtcTATTGCACAACAAAACAGAATAATAGGGTAAATAGAGATCCTTCTGTCAGCACAGTTGTGTCTGTTTTTTCACATTAGAGTCAAACAATAGAGCTCAGtttatataataagaatatgtaggttatttataatttataataaaaataagtctaTAGAAATAGTAAAATGTCTGTGAGACTTTTAGAATGTTTAACCATTTGAATGCCGATGACGCTAACTTGGATAATGTAATATACATCTATGCCATTTACCATTGTGTAGGCGACCCTGACTtacttaattagttttatgtaTTTGCTCCTTTTTTAACAGGATTTAGGCAGCCTATCAACTAATTAATCAAGAtgctaataattaatttaatgcaaTTAACTGTTAACAATTTTGAACCTGtcaagaaaaaattataaaagtacctacagtTCGtagctatatatttatatacaaaccCTTTTTCTGCATAAAGAATCATACCaggtttacaaaaaaacatgatttataaatatttatatattttataagaaatacttaagtacttacatatactTAGCTATGTTAACAAAATCGACATCTTAACACATTCGACGTTGATTCTACAAATAAAACGCAATTGTGTTGTTTGTGTACTGTGGTTTCTACGAGTATTATATAGTAAAATAGGACGAACAGTCGTCCTAGCTGGTACAGACCAGCTcctgtggatgtcgttaaacaCGACGAAAGGACAAATGTACTTAGTATCAAAATTTCCAAGAAATGTAGGTGTAAGAAATGCGGACTTCTGCTAAaactttgcttatttatttctcagCATGTTTTAGTTAGATACATACTTGAATTGACTTTGTGTCTTCATAACCAAAAATAAGtgtaaaattaatctattttcTGGTTGCATCACTGGTAATAAATTCCATAAATATAACGTCATTCTGAATCAACTTCTTAGAAGCTAAATACGTAATgcatgttttaataaattactgaaATACTCAGACGGTAATAAAAAGGaagcaattaaaataaactttacctAAAATTCTATGATATTTACATATCCTAGAGCATAGATATGTAAATATCATAGAATTTTAACTGCTGATCGGAATGATTTACGTGTTGTTTTATCCTGAAATCCTCAAAGATTCAGGGCAACAGATAACAGCTGGCGtagtattattaaattgttagttaaataattatatcgaTGCTGCCTGTTATACATTtccttatttattaagaacCACAACCGTAACAGATTAGCAACTTACATAGTGGTGATGGAACTCATGTAAATAATTGATAAGATACTAAGAACTCGATAAGATAAAGTTATCTCAAATCTGCAATATTGGTTTTCTGTGCGTTTTGTCGAAATTCAAGTTATTTCacaggtctattctatatctattCAATACAGTTACCCTAACTAATACAAATGTTTGTTCGCCTTTTCAGATTTTGGGCATTCTTTGTATGGCGTTGGGGTCGCCCTTTTACTCGACATGGTTCGTATTCGTGGCGGTCACTTGCTTCATCACTACTCTCATGTGGAGCTTCGTCTACTTCCTCAGCATCAGAGAAGCTCTCAAACTTCCCATTAACTGGTTGTTAtctgtaagtaaatattttcttagtttttcATCATGCGATATTTTTAACTGGATGCAAAGAATGCGATAAAAGAGTTATTGTTCCTACCCACAAAGCGATCCATAATACGTGCCGCATATAAAATCAGTCACTGATTCTAGCAGAGAAATGCTTTAGTtaggtattttatgtaatacatTCAGTCTCATAGGTACCGTCTCTGCTTGTCTGATAAGTTATCTATATAGTGATAAAATGAAACTTGCAAGTTCATGGTTCTATACACTGGCGGATGAGTCAGAGGGAGTTCGAAATTGTAAGGGTTATTGTTATTTGATGATCGCATGATTGCGAGaatgaaacaatattttatttacattgacTTATATCACAGACggtttaataaaaacacaatgCTAACGTATTTTCATGGAAGATTGTTGTCAGGTAGATAACTTTCTGTAAAAACCAATGCCAAATATTTTCAAGGTAAATAGGATTATCTACAAACTGTCTTTGAAGGTCAACCTATTTACCTTTCTCTGTCTTACATTAGAATCCCATTTACGTTGTGGTGAGATCTAgagaataataaagaaaaaggcaCGTTTGACCTATGTGAAGGTAATTGATGTAGgaagtacatatgtatgtagatatggtgtacaataatatttaaaacattcatGAGGAAAAAGTTTATCactttaatgtttattttcacttttcagGAGTTAATTAGCGTCGGCATCCAAACAGTGATGTACTTCATCGCCTTCATAGTGCTATTTGCAGCGACGGGCCACTACATTGGTCCATCTTATGGAAGTAATGTTGCAGCTGCTGTAAGTTGCCccgttaataaatataatctagCTCTATTTTGGGCTCTTGTCGCTTGTATCTGaaagtttaatattatgtaggtatatacaagGGGTCTAGCAATGTTAAAAAGAGTCAAAGCTTACAATCTTAAATAAGAACTCTAAACTTGCAGTTTTAGAAATCTATCGAGTAGGTACTTGAACAACTTACCCTTTAGGAGTCTTCTATTCACGATTCCAGTCAAACCTGAAATCGAGTTTCTGGAATAGATTTTTCATAATCGAAACTTGaattaactttaatattatcTTCCCAGTAATTTCACCACGAGGCTACAGTTTAATGTCGTAACTAAACGATatttccgtggatgtcgttagAGGCAAGAGTGAATGGTCATTTTTTGGTTTTAGATCTTATCTTGTTTATCGTGATACAGATTGGAGTAAAACGCActcaatttttcaaaaataaattagtgcAACATCCATGACCCCAACTGGAATAGGTAGGTTACTCTTTTCATAGCGTTATGGGGAAACCAGTCTCACTCCTGGATTCTAGGAGAACTAcgccttcttcttctttcttcttcttcgtgaTGAAGAGAAGGAGATTTACCTGGCAACAATGAGGTGGCCATTGTTAGTATTATATCTATTCATCAATGTAAACAATCGACTAACTCAGTATGGGTCCTTTCGTCCAAATTTTGGAACCGTGTTGACGGttagttattttatgaatagatgaaaaaaataatataacaaaataaattgttcgattctactgataaaatttttttaggaATGACCTAGCGAAGAATGTGAGGTGTTAAGTAGGTGTTATTTGTAGgtgtaaatattaattgatatCTATCATTTAAGAGTATTTCGAATACACAATCAAATTTCCTAAGAATCTTCCGTATTTGTGCAGGTGTTCGGTATTTTCAACACGGTGGCGTATGCGGCTAGCGCTTTCCTGTTATTCAAAGAACACAAAAGCAGCGTGAGCGCAGCGGCGTGAAGTCTACCTGAGGCGAGCGGTACGGCGGCGAGGGGCGGCCAGTAGCCACACCATCAACATCTTTTCTTCTTAATACTACTTTTGGCTAAGAACATAAAAAGCGATAACCTTACACCGTCGTTATTGCAATTTATACGTTTATTagatacttacatattaatgCGGcacttattgattttatttttaattattaatttttaggatTTTACGAAATTGACTTATAATGAAGGCCATAGAATTTACATTTAAGAATACATGAATAAAtagttaggtacctacctaaaaatgttgtcttatatttaattgttcaaGTTGTATTCACAATAtgcacaaaaagatttttattataataagctTTAAGAGGGTATATCTATGGTTTATGAAGGAAATGTAAGagcttttttaagaaatatgaaCAAATATCATTATATTTCAGATTGAACAATGTACATAATATTGGTATATaaacatttgaaatttatacTGTTTAATTATCAAAAGTCGAAATCTTATCTACCTATACTTTGatgaataatttgtattacACCTGTATGGTTGTGAAATGCCTAGAAATAGTTGTATGACAAGTTTGGTAACATAACTGGTACCTATTTAATCTAATACTTAATTCTACTAGGAATGTTTGATTTGTTCATAAAAACCCACATACCTACGCAGAATAATTATGTAGATACCgacgtattcttttttgtctcATATAAAAAACTGGATCTATATATGCTGATTCAGCTTTAGGTTCAAtgagatttaattataattggtTGTGAAATGCATCTTTCAGCTAAAGACACAATTTCATTATTGGCGATGTTCTGATAAacatttatgaattttaatgtGAAACAGTACCTTACCTAGTTATACAAATGAAGAGGTGCCTTATTAAAATGTCTCAAAAGAAGTGTTTTTAATTCCAGATTCCCTGTAACGAGGGAATGATGTCAGTAAACTATCCTTGTTAAGAACTGAAATGTTTAAGTTATGTTAAACGCGTTTTTTGTGTCTTTTGTTACgagaatatattttgaaattcaaatttgatttACGAATTTATCTTAGCTGAATTCCCGCTTTTTTATGATTTGGCTGCATGTATTtacacataatattttaactgaCTCTCGTAACAAATTTGTCACAAAACTAgaaataatgttttcattgtatagttaattatttaactaatcttgtataaagataataataaatatatttaaacgtaccaaattattttgttgtattgaaatataaattattgcgTATCGTTTTTGTACGCCGCCCAGTTTCCCCTCCGAAGACAAAATACCTTTTcttaaaacaaacttatttaattagattttatcaaagtttctagaaataactatatataataacacactgttgctatttattttgcatgtatgtacgatcgcgttcatatctgcagtcatagttttaaaattcttacgggttaaaatagcgtgcactgtggttccactagatacacacacacatgcatatttaaaaagaataaatattccatcaaatgaatacggtctttaataccaatgattactaagtaaaacagtttattattctatgacatataacataacaaaacagaaagagacggtaatcaacgatggccgaactggccccgataattgtcgatcgagatatcgtcgtctctcattatttgcataagatttgcctatagagggaagcctgcgactgccagacttatgtcatttcaataagattgaaagtttgtctgcatacgaccctaacataggtagtggttcctttgaaagttattgggtagcaattttattacttcgtgtgtgcaagtgagatctaagatatattagataatctcgcttgctcacactcgcttgttctagttactagcggatTTCGAAGTTATTAAAAGGAATTtttgtctattaaaaaaaaaatatattgttactgacaatttttaatgtttcaaggtgccatttgaactaagtaactgactgactaactaactaactgacatctaagaattacaatacccgtgtcttcaaacacggaaatcagcaaaaaatattaaacaagagggagcaaaataaaacattcaataattaaaattagtaaattttattgaaacagtttacctatagttttgtttacatattgatgattatataaaggtatacatacagcatattactTACACTAATTTACTTCTCAtttacttatctcctgttattaaggttacagcttaattattcgttttcataaagaaaagatattgaagctgtccttaaaatactatctaagtagtagttttaatataaactggcagaacctttcacgcactatatggactcgatgcacagggtagttgtcttgcacaaatgatattgttggcatatcatcaatcggataaatacaccgcacagttggtaacatggtttcttccagcacttgcacataatgagcagctgtagcgcgtcctgctatccacatctgttctccaggtccagcagcactcatccagcctcacatatttacagatatgggtccagactccatatttggcacaatatttttttcttcataccgagttgcatttcttcgccataaatgaagcctaccgtgttgcgatgacgtaaacgaacttttcgtccatAAATATCGCTTtgttccagtcaaaatccaaatactgccgagcaaattctaaatggttttgcttatttatttcggataaatacggctttcttgctggctgtctgtggaatagtccctcacggtgcaaactcgacgaacagtaaccactgatgtgtcgaactgttccgcaaatattctggtcggtatgaagccattattttcgtactgttccaccatggatctccgctgtgtagcgtgtcgctgtgttgattagcggacgacggccgctgcgcggcgactttttacactaccctcttctcgATGGCGCGCTACCCAACGcttcaccgcttgttgtttattgtgttatttgtgtgaatgtgtgagtgacagcggtgactgcaagctataaagttttgcgaactatgactgcaattatgaacgcgaccgtactttacaaaaaagggaATGTGaaacagacaagaaattatgGTCAGTGCAGAGTTAAATGGCAGAAATCTAACTGTGGAAATAGGCTCTGTAGTAGCGTTAAGTATTCTTGATTGGGAGTCACAAGTTATAAGATTCTCTCAGATCTTAGTACTTACCGAGATCATGTATGGTTAATATTATAACAGTTTGCATATTCACTATAAAGAGAAAAGTGTAGTtttgaaactttaaattaaaactaacttaACTTTTCTgctatactatactataccCCCGACACTTTAGAAACGACTACTCAATGGATGTCTAAAGATGTGCTAAGGAATAGACACGTACATCTTATGCAAGCTTACGCTGCTGGTGGATTGTTAAAGTCAATTAAAAGAAAGTCTTACACGTCAGCTTTCTGCTACATGTTATGGCAaccaaaacattaaaattcattCTGTATAAAATAGGACATTGACTGAGTGACATATCAATCGGCAGACAAAACAGCTGGGTCTAGCCACCAGCTGTTTTGTCAGCAGAACTCTTAGAGTTCTGAAAATTGGCTTGGCATGTATGTGGTCAAGGTGCACAAATAGAaggttatgaataaaaattaacacgaattttctttttacatggGGTGAGCCGCGGGCGTAGATTCCAGAGATACTTATCTCTGGTATCTCCGCCCGCGCCTTAGTACTTACTCAAGAACAAGCAAGAACtttaaatgatagaatatattttcaaacataTCTGGTGTAAAGTAGTTTAAGCCTGTTTTCACTTTAAAGAACTGGTtaacaaatctttttattgaatttccGATTAAAGCTGGAAGTTTGGAACAAGGAGGGATATATCTACCTTATaatgtactagctgttgcccgcgacttcgtccgcgttaatttcgagttgaatcttaatcatacagtcagataatcttaataataacacaactcccatcaaatctgtcttcttaataataacacaactataatatattaaaggcgttcaaacaacttaatttgaaaaagtctgaagaccattggggtatgtctgttagtatcataagtcaaatcatagacattattgcatctgatctagcttttatatttaatgaatgtattgatgagggtatttttccaaatttaatgaaatgtagtaaattaatacctttattcaaaaaaggggagaaaacagtccttggcaattatagacatatttctatattgccagttttgagcaaggtgtttgagaagatgatgcttaatcaaatgcaacaatattttaaaatcaataacattttccattcccaacaatatgggttcactgccgggaagtccaccactgatgcgggagtagcacttgttactcaaatctatgacgcgtgggagagttcacaggattcagttggagtcttttgcgatctctctaaagcatttgattgcgtagatcatcagacaatatgggtttgaccacaaatcaactaaactaatggcatcctatttgactgataggcttcaaactgtagatattaatggagtaaagtcaagcggatcaagcgtctcaatgggtgttcctcagggctcaattttaggaccattcctcttcatggtatatgtcaatgacctgccttttatgatggaaaaacaggcgggtatagtgctgtttgccgatgacacttctttaatatttaaattagatcgccatagcgaaaatgtaagttcggttaataatatactgtcggccatatctatctggttctcaaccaacaatcttcttttaaatgctaataagacccaatgcattaaatttacccttccaaacgtaaggcaggccaatactgacataatactggaaggccagaaattagaatttgttgaaaatacaaagtttttaggaattataattgatgcaaagctacagtggggtgctcatatttctaaactatccaatagacttagctctgccgcttatgctgttaggaggatccgacaattgacagatgtagctacagctaggcttgtttatttcagctattttcatagcttgttatcttatggtttacttttatggggtagcgcggctgatatacaaactatttttataattcagaaaagggccgttcgcgcaatttacggcttaggtccaagagactcgttaagacaactcttttagaaaataaacatacctacagtagcgtcccagtacatttttgatcttataatgtatgttaggaaaaatacctcattttttcaaaaagttagtgccacaactgatagaaatttacgtaataaccATAAGTAAGTCctgccgtttcataggcttagcaaagtcagtaaatcatttatggggaactgtatacgattttataataggttgccggagtctgttcttgatatgcccaaccgaaaaaTCAAAgattatgtaaagaaagtactttgtgagaaggcttattataggactgatgattaccttaatgataaaaacatctggctcgagcttggcacaggaacctcgttattaattgtagtttgatttgatcttaaatcaaaattcagtacactctgtacataaatctttttaaaattggcaatccataaaatatatacatatatatatatttttcttttttcaatattcaatctcatatataaatctgaacaatgtattctctcgtccacattctattctaagattctaagtttaattaatattgtaaagttgacgttgttgaagaaaatgctgcagtgcagtttgttaccgcttcttctgcactgacgccttggaagcggcagtaaacttagtttttaagtaatttatttgacgtcaaccaatgttgttaaacaatacgttttgacaattattaagcgatatatagtatcctataataatgaataaaaattttgaatttgaattttgaattttgaacttGAATTtgagatacagacagacagacagacaaaaaatgtaaaaaaaaattctctatccgtttcagtcaaaatattaaatgtacagacaaaatatttttaccgttttattatatgtagtattttgattttcagtttttttaaataaaatactcaaacaatacaaaaaaaaatattaaaaaaaaaaaaaaatgtaattgttgggattcgaacttggaccgccaacttcacagtctcacaggctaaccactggaccatcgggGCCGTTGCGTTGATggcgaaattaaagtagactacatacatatggtcacgtctatatcccttgcggggtagacagagccaacaggcttaaaaagactgaatggccacgttcagctatttgacttaatgatagaattgagattcaaaaagtgataggttactcgcccatcgcctaaaaaagaatcccaagtttgtaagcccatcccttagtcgcctttcacttatatttatatgttataggtataatgctgtcgtataatgataaatgactttgaatttttaatttcataacttatttgcaggcaaactgatgccttgagttcattcaaatgacgataactttttttttagtgaaccgattttgatgaaacaaactttaaatgttattctgagttaaaacaaagcaattggtgaaagtttgaagtaaatcggttcagtactttcggagataatcgtgatcatacatacagacagacaagaaattaaaaaaaaatatttttgctttctattattcattctaagtgtccctctatccatttcagtcaaaaatactaaatgtacagacaaaatatttttactgatttatattataaaaatatatatgtatagatgtatAGATGAAAGAATGACCTAAGGCCGTATGGACGCATGCGCAATATACGTCAACAACATTATGACTCATCAAGCGACCTCAGTGCACAGTCGCGCCAAACCTCGTCCACTGAAAACACGCTCGCATTGTTAACTATCTGGAGAAGTTTCTTTATTCAGCAGTTGGGGCTACTTCCATAAGTAAGTACTTGCATagatacttacctacttacatagatttaagtgtttattttacatacaaccGGGATATAACTTAGcgttgttttaatttcttaatacctacataggtaTGTACAATAATTACACGTTACAAGTTattacaagtttataattttagtttaaagtaatttttcaagattgttagctCTTTTAATACTTCATATATCTACATAGCATCTagtgttttattgtttattgtgttcacggttcttattataattttataatttaaaattcgaaaattagaaaatttgttttgctaacttaattaaaaacaagaaattataccatatgtatattataaaacctACGGATATGAttgttaagttaattttttttaaatttgttattaaatgtCTGCATTTGTAAACGAAAACCACACGAACACAAGACCACATTGATTAAAGAGTTTTACGATAGTAATAGATTTGGGTAACGAAACTCTTTGCAATGCGAGGGGGTTGCCTCGTCTAGACGACTGCTCTCATACTATGTTGGGAAGGGTGTGggtgaaataataaag
This is a stretch of genomic DNA from Amyelois transitella isolate CPQ chromosome 5, ilAmyTran1.1, whole genome shotgun sequence. It encodes these proteins:
- the LOC106131909 gene encoding CKLF-like MARVEL transmembrane domain-containing protein 4; the protein is MMAPETVVTVDHNKPNAPPPQQQQQGGALEWIKINIDYFKTPPGILKVIELILGILCMALGSPFYSTWFVFVAVTCFITTLMWSFVYFLSIREALKLPINWLLSELISVGIQTVMYFIAFIVLFAATGHYIGPSYGSNVAAAVFGIFNTVAYAASAFLLFKEHKSSVSAAA